A genome region from Erigeron canadensis isolate Cc75 chromosome 3, C_canadensis_v1, whole genome shotgun sequence includes the following:
- the LOC122593746 gene encoding uncharacterized protein LOC122593746, whose product MGDSGMVVMVDEKEEKERLIEVLDFDMLCSRVAMKTNQGKWNNNLQPQEDSYYYEEAEEEMEMEMELGLGGGVFRMWEGDLLECFDDKRLLLQSSFCPWYRFGENMKLAGFGSCFFQGFVYIILATIALCNFVAFAVTKKHCFLYLGVAFALFLGSYVGFHRTKMRNKFNIKGSSSSLDDCVSHLICPCCTLAQESRTLEMNNVHDGTWHGRGDTMCIGTYVEGVKAFELIPPTSISIESPKP is encoded by the exons ATGGGGGATTCAGGGATGGTGGTGATGGTTGAtgagaaggaagaaaaagagagaTTGATTGAGGTGTTGGATTTTGATATGTTATGTTCAAGGGTGGCCATGAAAACAAACCAAGGGAAATGGAATAATAATTTGCAACCACAAGAAGATAGTTACTATTATGAAGAAGCAGAAGaagaaatggaaatggaaatggaGTTAGGATTAGGAGGTGGTGTTTTTAGGATGTGGGAAGGTGATCTTCTTGAATGTTTTGATGACAAACGTTTGCTTCTTCAATCATCATT CTGCCCATGGTATAGATTCGGTGAGAATATGAAACTGGCTGGTTTCGGTTCTTGTTTCTTTCAG GGATTTGTTTACATAATATTAGCTACGATTGCTCTTTGCAACTTTGTTGCATTTGCTGTCACGAAGAAGCATTGTTTCTTGTATCTCGGGGTTGCTTTTGCACTCTTCCTTGGATCATATGTGGGATTTCACCGCACcaaaatgagaaacaagttcAATATCAAG GGAAGCAGTAGTTCTTTGGATGATTGTGTATCCCATCTCATATGCCCTTGTTGCACCTTAGCTCAG GAATCAAGAACACTAGAAATGAACAATGTTCATGACGGTACTTGGCATGGTCGAGGTGACACAATGTGCATAGGAACATACGTTGAGGGTGTCAAGGCCTTCGAGCTAATTCCACCAACGAGCATTTCAATAGAGTCTCCAAAACCTTAA
- the LOC122593237 gene encoding uncharacterized protein LOC122593237: MTTTQSHFTPEQVSVATIDSVVSSPRSDHHPSIDNSRVYDDTTAQARVRFMCSFGGKILPRPHDNQLRYVGGDTRIVTVLRHNTTFASLSNKLSKLSGTTDICIKYQLPNEDLDALITVTSDEDVENMMDEYDRLAHNNKTARLRIFLFPTDASLSRASSISSLLDGSVKREHWFLDALNGGASLERGRSEVSSIVSEVPDYLFGLDHPDDPKPKTRLNDSVSASDPGSPAPRISSPYCSTSSALGTSVAPNLRPVRTKLDNPVPVVSEPKETVTEHFSEPNDPIVLKQTEYPGQPVYYVRRTSSPVPMQEMPVYYMHPPGSMPQENVAVQPGPIRGQYGQQFMAPPGQMIHHPQVQNMGQMYSGMRPVTGGESYEMAGRTGGGPGQPIYYGPRYVGVQGYPGMVLPGGEEMKQQPASDGKLARAPQ; the protein is encoded by the exons ATGACCACCACCCAGTCCCATTTCACGCCAGAGCAAGTCTCTGTTGCTACCATAGACTCGGTGGTCTCGTCGCCACGGTCAGATCATCATCCGTCGATAGATAACAGCCGTGTTTACGATGACACGACGGCACAAGCCCGTGTTCGGTTCATGTGTAGTTTTGGTGGAAAAATATTACCACGTCCACATGACAACCAACTCCGGTATGTTGGTGGCGACACTCGTATAGTCACCGTGCTCCGCCACAACACTACCTTCGCATCCCTTAGCAACAAACTATCCAAGCTTTCTG gtacaACCGATATATGTATAAAGTACCAATTACCAAACGAAGACTTGGACGCCTTAATCACAGTCACTAGTGATGAAGACGTGGAAAACATGATGGATGAGTACGACCGGCTGGCTCACAATAACAAAACGGCTCGGCTCCGTATCTTCCTTTTCCCAACTGACGCCTCTCTATCTCGAGCCAGCAGCATCAGCTCGCTCCTAGACGGCTCCGTTAAGCGCGAACACTGGTTCCTTGACGCGCTTAACGGGGGCGCCAGCCTGGAGCGTGGTCGATCTGAAGTCTCGTCAATTGTTTCTGAAGTGCCCGATTATTTATTCGGGCTGGATCATCCGGATGACCCGAAGCCCAAAACCCGACTTAATGATAGTGTCTCGGCTTCGGATCCTGGGTCACCGGCTCCAAGAATTTCTTCTCCTTATTGCTCGACTTCTTCGGCCTTGGGGACTTCGGTGGCTCCCAACCTTCGACCTGTTCGGACTAAACTTGATAACCCGGTACCAGTCGTTAGTGAACCAAAAGAAACGGTCACCGAGCATTTTTCCGAGCCTAATGACCCAATAGTTTTGAAGCAAACGGAGTATCCGGGTCAGCCCGTTTATTATGTACGTCGTACTTCCTCACCGGTACCAATGCAAGAAATGCCTGTTTATTATATGCATCCCCCCGGTTCGATGCCTCAAGAAAATGTTGCGGTTCAACCCGGACCTATTCGAGGTCAATATGGTCAACAGTTTATGGCACCTCCGGGTCAAATGATTCACCACCCCCAGGTGCAAAATATGGGCCAAATGTACTCAGGAATGAGGCCCGTTACGGGTGGGGAGTCATATGAAATGGCGGGTAGAACAGGTGGAGGGCCGGGCCAGCCTATTTATTATGGGCCAAGGTATGTTGGAGTTCAGGGCTATCCGGGTATGGTTTTGCCGGGTGGGGAAGAGATGAAGCAGCAACCTGCATCCGATGGAAAACTGGCCCGTGCTCCCCAATGA
- the LOC122592781 gene encoding universal stress protein PHOS32-like, protein MTSPEKPTSPAIIIPPSSPRFPKSGNNLTAGSQRKVAIAVDLSDESAYAVKWAVQNYLRPNDVVILLHVRPTSVLYGADWGAVEPEEETEESKRKQEDEFDIVTNNKAKELARPLIENKLNFRIHIVKDHDMKERLCLEVERLGLSAVIMGSLGFGNRKKRRIRGKGLGSVSDYCVHHCVCPVVVVRFPDDHDDNADGVVVGSPFKVCDKNGVGDELLFPVPEEEPEFHDASDK, encoded by the coding sequence ATGACGTCACCTGAAAAACCTACATCCCCGGCGATTATCATCCCACCGTCTTCCCCACGGTTTCCTAAATCTGGCAACAATCTAACCGCCGGAAGTCAACGGAAAGTCGCGATCGCCGTCGATCTAAGCGACGAAAGCGCATACGCCGTAAAGTGGGCGGTGCAAAACTACCTCCGACCAAACGACGTCGTGATCCTCCTTCACGTCCGCCCAACCTCCGTACTCTACGGCGCCGATTGGGGCGCCGTGGAGCCAGAGGAAGAAACGGAAGAATCGAAGCGAAAACAAGAAGACGAATTCGATATAGTTACCAACAATAAAGCTAAGGAATTGGCGAGGCCTTTGATCGAGAATAAATTGAATTTTAGGATACATATTGTAAAAGATCATGATATGAAGGAGAGATTGTGTTTAGAAGTTGAAAGATTAGGGTTAAGTGCTGTAATTATGGGAAGTTTAGGGTTTGGAAATAGAAAGAAGAGAAGGATTAGGGGGAAAGGGTTAGGGAGTGTGAGTGATTATTGTGTGCATCATTGTGTTtgtcctgttgttgttgttaggTTCCCTGATGATCATGATGACAATGCGGATGGAGTTGTCGTTGGATCGCCTTTTAAAGTTTGCGATAAGAATGGCGTTGGTGACGAGCTGTTGTTTCCGGTTCCTGAAGAGGAACccgagtttcatgatgcttcggATAAATAA
- the LOC122593745 gene encoding probable glycerol-3-phosphate acyltransferase 3 — protein MDRKMLQHLFFLSKFLLKLLGYPQGYHCKSKCLKYMKYESMANKYTSQDLLNTTLVFEVEGGLLRSTSLFPYFMLVAFEGGGVLRGLVLFLSYPLICLVSKEIGLKIMIFIGFFGVKKDSFIIGKTVLPKFFMEDLGFEGFEVVMSCGKKVGLSEFPRVMVEPFLKDYLGVDCVLGRELKVVCGYYVGLMEDVTMIIRSSLLMNDMLNEQRDSHLIGFGCSSKIYDYQQIFAHCKEIYLVSESEKKRWRALPRDKYPKPLVFHDGRIAFVPTFQRTFAMVMWVPFGFWLGLLRILIAITFPYTISIPVFSFTGMGGRLYTTTNSSYSLAKDDIVDMKGKDDPINSQGKGTLYVCNHRTLLDPIYISMAIMKPVTAVTYSVSWLSELLSPINTCHLSRNKEKDSKMMKMLLRQGALVVCPEGTTCREPYVLRFSPLFAEIGNEIVPVAIDAKTNMFYGTTASGFKFLDPLFFVLNPVGIYHVKILKKLSTANIRDQQSGIEMANRVQKQIAEALGFECTNLTRRDKYMSLAGNEGVV, from the exons ATGGACAGAAAGATGCTACAACATCTCTTCTTCTTGTCTAAATTTCTATTGAAATTACTTGGTTATCCTCAAGGGTACCATTGTAAGAGCAAGTGcttaaaatatatgaaatatgaATCCATGGCGAATAAGTACACATCACAAGATTTACTAAACACTACTCTTGTGTTTGAGGTAGAAGGAGGGTTACTAAGATCAACTTCACTCTTTCCTTACTTCATGCTTGTTGCTTTTGAAGGCGGTGGCGTGTTGAGAGGTTTAGTATTGTTCCTATCTTACCCTTTGATTTGTTTGGTTAGCAAAGAAATCGGGTTGAAGATCATGATATTCATAGGCTTTTTTGGGGTGAAAAAAGATAGCTTTATAATTGGAAAGACTGTTTTGCCAAAATTCTTTATGGAGGATTTAGGGTTCGAAGGATTTGAGGTGGTGATGAGTTGTGGAAAAAAGGTGGGTTTGAGTGAGTTTCCTAGGGTTATGGTGGAACCTTTTTTGAAGGATTATTTGGGCGTTGATTGTGTTCTAGGAAGGGAGTTGAAGGTAGTTTGTGGGTATTATGTTGGGCTAATGGAGGATGTGACGATGATAATTAGATCAAGTCTCTTGATGAATGATATGTTGAATGAGCAAAGAGACTCCCATCTCATTGGTTTTGGTTGCTCTAGCAAGATATATGACTACCAACAAATTTTCGCTCATTGCAAG GAAATATATTTGGTAAGCGAGTCCGAGAAAAAAAGATGGAGAGCCCTTCCTAGAGACAAGTACCCAAAGCCATTGGTTTTTCATGACGGAAGGATCGCGTTTGTGCCAACGTTTCAGAGAACATTCGCAATGGTCATGTGGGTTCCATTTGGGTTCTGGCTTGGCCTTTTAAGGATCCTAATCGCAATCACCTTTCCTTACACCATCTCCATACCCGTCTTTTCTTTTACAGGAATGGGAGGTAGACTATATACTACTACTAATTCATCATATTCATTGGCTAAAGACGATATCGTTGACATGAAAGGAAAAGATGATCCAATCAACAGCCAGGGCAAAGGCACGTTATACGTGTGTAATCATAGAACATTACTCGATCCAATCTATATTTCGATGGCGATCATGAAACCAGTAACTGCCGTTACGTATAGTGTGAGTTGGTTATCAGAGCTCTTGTCCCCAATTAATACTTGTCATTTGAGTAGAAACAAAGAAAAGGACTcgaaaatgatgaaaatgttgCTTCGGCAAGGTGCTCTTGTAGTTTGTCCTGAAGGGACTACTTGTAGGGAGCCCTATGTTCTCAGATTTAGCCCCTTGTTTGCGGAAATTGGCAACGAAATTGTCCCTGTTGCTATTGATGCTAAGACGAATATGTTTTATGGGACAACCGCAAGTGGTTTCAAGTTTTTGGACCCTTTGTTCTTTGTCTTGAACCCGGTTGGGATTTATCACGTCAAGATTCTTAAAAAGTTGTCAACTGCAAATATACGTGATCAGCAATCGGGGATTGAGATGGCCAATCGGGTACAAAAACAGATCGCTGAAGCTCTAGGGTTTGAGTGTACAAATTTAACAAGAAGAGATAAGTATATGAGCTTGGCAGGAAACGAAGGTGTCGTATAA